A stretch of the Amycolatopsis sp. BJA-103 genome encodes the following:
- a CDS encoding ABC transporter permease, giving the protein MSSWRTRLLPPLLAIVFAVILTAIALIISGANPLEAYGTMIGQLFKGSTAIDTVNLATVYYLSGLAVAIGFQMNLFNIGVEGQYRFAAIVTAIIGGALKLPPVIHVLAILVVAVASGMLYAAIPAVLKVTRGVSEVISTIMLNAIVGGIVAFLVNADQFGVQTGNNIATREIAETGRIPGIPIGSGELFGFVFIAILIGAAYWFMLNRTRFGFELKASGESTTAAAAGGVNAKKMTLIAMLLSGGVAGLIAMPELLGRDFTYGITSTQMYGFTGIAVALLGRNHPAGIALGALLWAFLDRSAVSLEQINVSKEIAVIMQGVIVLSVVIAYEIVRRADLAAEQRRVGRALAGKGSSVSEGGAV; this is encoded by the coding sequence GTGAGTTCCTGGCGTACGAGGCTGCTGCCGCCTCTGCTCGCGATCGTTTTCGCCGTCATCCTGACCGCGATCGCGCTGATCATCTCGGGCGCGAATCCGCTCGAGGCCTACGGCACCATGATCGGCCAGCTGTTCAAGGGCTCGACGGCGATCGACACGGTCAACCTCGCGACCGTGTACTACCTGTCCGGTCTCGCGGTGGCCATCGGCTTCCAGATGAACCTCTTCAACATCGGGGTCGAGGGCCAGTACCGGTTCGCCGCCATCGTCACCGCCATCATCGGCGGGGCGCTGAAGCTGCCGCCGGTGATCCACGTGCTGGCGATCCTCGTCGTCGCGGTGGCCAGCGGCATGCTCTACGCGGCCATCCCGGCCGTGCTGAAGGTGACCCGCGGTGTTTCCGAGGTCATCTCGACGATCATGCTGAACGCGATCGTCGGTGGCATCGTGGCGTTCCTGGTCAACGCCGACCAGTTCGGCGTGCAGACCGGCAACAACATCGCCACCCGCGAGATCGCCGAAACCGGCCGGATCCCGGGTATCCCGATCGGCTCCGGTGAGCTGTTCGGGTTCGTGTTCATCGCGATCCTGATCGGCGCCGCCTACTGGTTCATGCTCAACCGGACCCGGTTCGGCTTCGAACTGAAGGCCTCCGGCGAATCGACGACGGCGGCCGCCGCGGGCGGCGTGAACGCCAAGAAGATGACGCTGATCGCGATGCTGCTTTCCGGCGGTGTCGCCGGTCTGATCGCGATGCCGGAACTGCTCGGCCGCGACTTCACCTACGGCATCACCTCGACCCAGATGTACGGCTTCACCGGCATCGCGGTCGCCCTGCTCGGGCGCAACCACCCGGCGGGGATCGCGCTGGGCGCCCTGCTGTGGGCGTTCCTCGACCGGTCCGCCGTTTCGCTGGAGCAGATCAACGTGTCCAAAGAGATCGCAGTGATCATGCAGGGCGTGATCGTGCTGTCGGTCGTCATCGCGTACGAGATCGTGCGCCGCGCGGACCTGGCCGCCGAACAGCGACGCGTCGGTCGCGCGCTGGCGGGTAAGGGTTCCAGCGTGTCCGAGGGAGGTGCGGTGTGA
- a CDS encoding ABC transporter permease: MTTADVLSPNSGGTTMPVKRQKRRLPGWAKGAIWGLLAIGVLSAASYATGVNTLTSTNTAHTALRLALPILLCALGGLWAERAGVINIGLEGMMILGTWGAAWGAYYGGVWWGLVAAIVFGALGGLLHAVATVTFNVNHIVSGVAINLLGLGVAKYLANLVFTPLSGNPRQSPPVPKFDTYSATFLSDWLSDLEKMQRVFLSDLAGVVNGLITEVAPLTMIAIALVPISYLVLWRTRFGLRLRSCGENPVAAESLGVNVYAHKYVAMIISGGLAGMGGASLVLLAGGADYLENQTNNRGYIGLAAMIFGNWRPGGLLGGAALFGYADGLQLSGGGTAVLALLYGAVILLAVIVVVQLFRRQWIASALGVAGAGLLYAIYWTNDDLSGDLIPYTAHFVTLIVLAVASQRLRPPKADGALYRRGED, from the coding sequence GTGACCACCGCGGACGTTCTTTCGCCCAACTCGGGCGGGACCACCATGCCGGTGAAACGGCAGAAGCGCCGTCTTCCCGGCTGGGCCAAGGGCGCCATCTGGGGTCTGCTCGCGATCGGTGTGCTTTCGGCCGCTTCGTACGCCACCGGCGTCAACACGCTGACCTCGACCAACACCGCGCACACCGCGCTGCGGCTGGCGTTGCCGATCCTGCTGTGCGCGCTCGGCGGCCTCTGGGCCGAACGCGCGGGCGTGATCAACATCGGCCTCGAAGGCATGATGATCCTCGGCACCTGGGGTGCCGCTTGGGGCGCGTACTACGGCGGTGTCTGGTGGGGCCTGGTCGCGGCGATCGTGTTCGGCGCGCTCGGCGGTCTGCTGCACGCCGTCGCGACGGTGACCTTCAACGTCAACCACATCGTCTCCGGTGTGGCGATCAACCTGCTCGGTCTCGGCGTCGCGAAGTACCTCGCGAACTTGGTGTTCACCCCGCTTTCGGGGAACCCGCGCCAGTCGCCGCCGGTCCCGAAGTTCGACACCTACTCGGCGACGTTCCTCTCGGACTGGCTTTCGGACCTGGAGAAGATGCAGCGTGTCTTCCTGTCCGACCTCGCCGGGGTCGTCAACGGCCTGATCACCGAGGTGGCGCCGCTGACGATGATCGCGATCGCGCTCGTCCCGATCAGCTACCTCGTGCTGTGGCGGACGCGGTTCGGCCTGCGGCTGCGGTCGTGCGGTGAGAACCCGGTGGCGGCCGAGTCCCTCGGTGTCAACGTGTACGCGCACAAGTACGTCGCCATGATCATCTCCGGCGGGCTGGCGGGGATGGGTGGCGCGTCGCTCGTGCTGCTCGCCGGCGGGGCGGACTATCTGGAGAACCAGACCAACAACCGCGGTTACATCGGTCTCGCGGCGATGATCTTCGGCAACTGGCGGCCGGGTGGCCTGCTCGGTGGCGCGGCGCTGTTCGGCTACGCGGACGGGCTCCAGCTTTCCGGTGGCGGGACCGCGGTGCTCGCGCTGCTGTACGGCGCGGTGATCCTGCTCGCCGTGATCGTGGTCGTGCAGTTGTTCCGCCGTCAGTGGATCGCTTCCGCGCTCGGTGTCGCCGGCGCCGGTCTGCTGTACGCGATCTACTGGACCAACGACGACCTGTCGGGCGACCTCATCCCGTACACCGCGCACTTCGTGACGCTGATCGTGCTGGCCGTCGCTTCGCAGCGGCTACGGCCGCCCAAGGCGGACGGCGCACTGTACCGGCGAGGTGAGGACTGA
- a CDS encoding cytidine deaminase, producing MAEYDWEALRAQAVEAAKSAYAPYSGLHVGVAGVVDDGRIVVGCNVENASYGLGMCAECTMAGQLRLTGGGKLVAVACRSGEGDLLMPCGRCRQILFEHGGADCLVDTPSGILPMSSVLPDAFGPDDLPENK from the coding sequence ATGGCGGAGTACGACTGGGAAGCCCTGCGGGCTCAAGCCGTCGAGGCGGCGAAGTCGGCGTACGCGCCCTACTCGGGTCTGCACGTCGGTGTCGCGGGTGTGGTGGACGACGGTCGGATCGTCGTCGGCTGCAACGTCGAAAACGCTTCGTACGGCTTGGGAATGTGCGCGGAATGCACGATGGCGGGGCAGTTGCGGCTGACCGGCGGCGGCAAGCTCGTCGCCGTCGCGTGCCGCAGCGGCGAAGGCGATCTGCTGATGCCGTGCGGGCGCTGCCGTCAGATCCTGTTCGAGCACGGCGGCGCGGACTGCCTGGTGGACACCCCGAGCGGCATCCTGCCGATGTCGTCGGTGCTGCCGGACGCTTTCGGGCCCGACGATCTGCCGGAGAACAAGTGA
- a CDS encoding thymidine phosphorylase, which produces MSAFAAVDVIRAKRDGGRLSDEQIDWTIDAYTRGDIAEEQMAALAMAIFLRGMDSGEIARWTGAMIESGERLDLKVSRPTIDKHSTGGVGDKITLPLAPLVAACGAAVPQLSGRGLGHTGGTLDKLESIPGWRAALSTSEIIRQLDEVGAVVCAATSGLAPADKKLYALRDVTSTVESIPLIASSIMSKKIAEGSAGLVLDVKTGSGAFMKTLPQARELARTLVEIGTAHGVATTALITDMNVPLGYAVGNAIEVAESVEVLRGGGPADVVELTVALAREMLALAGLSDVDPAAVLASGQAYETWCRMISAQGGDPEAALPRPRHVHVVEAPADGVLSSLDAYSVGVAAWRLGAGRARKEDPVQAAAGVLCLAKPGDEVAAGQPLLELHTDTPDAVPSALAALADAYAVSSEAPASAPLVLETVRPS; this is translated from the coding sequence GTGAGCGCGTTCGCCGCCGTCGACGTCATCCGGGCGAAGCGGGACGGCGGGCGGCTCAGCGACGAGCAGATCGACTGGACCATCGACGCGTACACGCGCGGGGACATCGCCGAGGAGCAGATGGCCGCGCTCGCGATGGCCATCTTCCTGCGGGGGATGGACTCGGGCGAGATCGCGCGCTGGACGGGGGCGATGATCGAGTCGGGGGAGCGGCTGGACCTGAAGGTCAGCCGCCCGACGATCGACAAGCATTCGACGGGCGGTGTCGGCGACAAGATCACGCTTCCGCTGGCGCCGCTCGTGGCGGCGTGCGGGGCGGCCGTGCCGCAGCTGTCCGGGCGCGGGCTCGGGCACACGGGCGGGACGCTGGACAAACTGGAGTCGATTCCGGGCTGGCGTGCAGCTTTGTCGACGTCGGAGATCATCCGGCAGCTGGACGAGGTCGGCGCGGTGGTCTGCGCGGCGACGTCCGGGCTGGCTCCCGCGGACAAGAAGCTGTACGCGCTGCGGGACGTGACTTCGACGGTGGAGTCGATCCCGCTGATCGCGAGTTCGATCATGAGCAAGAAGATCGCGGAAGGTTCGGCCGGTCTCGTGCTCGACGTGAAGACCGGGTCGGGCGCGTTCATGAAGACGCTGCCGCAGGCCCGTGAACTCGCGCGGACGCTGGTGGAGATCGGGACCGCGCACGGCGTCGCGACGACGGCGCTGATCACGGACATGAACGTGCCGTTGGGATACGCCGTCGGCAACGCGATCGAGGTCGCGGAGTCGGTCGAGGTCCTGCGCGGCGGTGGTCCTGCCGACGTCGTCGAGCTGACGGTGGCTTTGGCCAGGGAGATGCTGGCGCTGGCGGGTCTGTCCGATGTGGACCCGGCCGCGGTGCTCGCGTCCGGGCAGGCGTACGAGACCTGGTGCCGGATGATCTCCGCTCAGGGCGGGGATCCCGAAGCCGCTCTGCCGCGGCCTCGGCACGTCCATGTCGTGGAGGCGCCCGCGGATGGTGTCTTGTCTTCCCTGGACGCCTATTCGGTCGGGGTCGCCGCTTGGCGGCTCGGGGCCGGGCGGGCGCGCAAGGAGGATCCGGTGCAGGCCGCGGCGGGCGTGCTGTGCCTGGCGAAGCCGGGCGACGAGGTGGCGGCCGGGCAGCCGCTGCTGGAGCTGCACACCGACACGCCTGATGCGGTTCCTTCGGCTCTCGCTGCGCTCGCTGACGCCTACGCGGTCAGCTCCGAGGCCCCGGCCTCCGCTCCGCTCGTCCTGGAGACCGTGCGCCCCTCCTGA
- a CDS encoding PA containing protein: MTTDNHIAAPSFDRMRNMLVRAAEVRESEQQQIFDALDDIYARLAPVDSLGAVRKRLSEMPDRTETSVLAERLDETMSRLEAQDTAIAALTRAVESIVDKLAKPFAQLDGRLDGMAAKFEGVAGRMDGLEDKLQNIHRRLDELGSHLDKQDVKTDSLPQSVIGPVRERVEQAESVLRDRVDTVDRELRTRVENLDKATKESLTANTEALKTALTETGEMIDASERLDGLGDRLEKVTSRLDDLAERLDKVEDGFTGRLGDLDGSIRSGLSKVESTLQKQPDTDSVDTLVRKSNDESVRRIGGQLDEAMATFAELMLGGGPAVQQISPPPPAPRQPRRSSRNGRAPKAADAKAKADGTDETTD; this comes from the coding sequence GTGACCACTGACAACCACATTGCAGCCCCGTCCTTCGACCGGATGCGCAACATGCTGGTGCGCGCGGCCGAAGTGCGTGAGAGCGAACAGCAGCAGATCTTCGACGCGCTCGACGACATCTACGCACGTCTGGCGCCGGTCGACTCCCTCGGCGCGGTCCGCAAGCGCCTCTCGGAGATGCCCGACCGCACCGAGACCAGCGTGCTCGCCGAGCGCCTCGACGAGACCATGTCGCGGCTCGAAGCGCAGGACACCGCGATCGCCGCGCTGACCCGCGCCGTCGAAAGCATCGTCGACAAGCTCGCCAAGCCCTTCGCCCAGCTCGACGGCCGCCTCGACGGCATGGCCGCGAAGTTCGAAGGCGTCGCGGGCCGGATGGACGGGCTCGAAGACAAGCTCCAGAACATCCACCGTCGTCTCGACGAGCTCGGCTCGCACCTGGACAAGCAGGACGTGAAGACCGACTCGCTGCCCCAGTCGGTGATCGGCCCGGTGCGCGAGCGCGTCGAGCAGGCCGAGTCGGTCCTGCGCGACCGCGTCGACACCGTCGACCGCGAGCTGCGCACCCGCGTCGAGAACCTCGACAAGGCCACCAAGGAAAGCCTCACCGCGAACACCGAGGCACTGAAGACCGCGCTGACCGAGACCGGCGAGATGATCGACGCCTCGGAGCGCCTCGACGGCCTCGGCGACCGCCTCGAGAAGGTCACCTCGCGGCTCGACGACCTGGCCGAGCGGCTCGACAAGGTCGAGGACGGCTTCACCGGGCGCCTCGGCGACCTCGACGGCTCGATCCGCAGCGGTCTGTCGAAGGTCGAGAGCACGCTGCAGAAGCAGCCGGACACCGACTCGGTCGACACCCTGGTGCGCAAGAGCAACGACGAGTCCGTGCGCCGCATCGGCGGTCAGCTGGACGAGGCCATGGCGACCTTCGCGGAGCTGATGCTCGGCGGTGGCCCGGCCGTGCAGCAGATCTCCCCGCCGCCGCCCGCCCCGCGTCAGCCGCGCCGCAGCTCGCGCAACGGCCGGGCGCCCAAGGCGGCCGACGCCAAGGCCAAGGCCGACGGCACCGACGAGACCACCGACTGA
- a CDS encoding adenosine deaminase translates to MSSESTSSRIPEAVLTRAPKVLLHDHLDGGLRPATVAELADLTGYTALPTSDPVDLGRWFRDAADSGSLVSYLETFAHTCGVMQTEEALVRVAAEAVEDLAADGVVYAEVRYAPELFVERGLSLDAVVEAIQAGFAEGERRVAAAGGRIRVGTLLCAMRQHARALEIAGLAVRYRDAGVVGFDIAGPEDGFPPTRNLDAFEFLRTNNAHFTIHAGEAFGLASIWEAIQHCGAERLGHGVRIVDDIKTDSDGTVHLGRLAAYVRDRRIPLEICPTSNVQTGAARSLGEHPIGLLARLRFRVTVNTDNRLMSGCSMTSEFAALAEAFGFGLADLEWFTINAMKSAFLDFDQRLDIINTVIKPGYAALR, encoded by the coding sequence ATGTCCTCTGAAAGCACCAGTTCCCGCATCCCGGAGGCGGTACTGACCCGCGCTCCCAAGGTCCTCCTGCACGACCACCTGGACGGCGGCTTGCGTCCCGCGACGGTCGCCGAACTCGCCGACCTGACCGGGTACACCGCCTTGCCCACCAGTGATCCCGTCGACCTCGGCCGATGGTTCCGCGACGCCGCTGATTCCGGCTCTCTCGTCTCGTACCTTGAGACGTTCGCGCATACCTGCGGCGTGATGCAGACCGAGGAAGCGCTGGTCAGAGTGGCCGCCGAAGCGGTCGAAGACCTCGCCGCCGACGGGGTCGTGTACGCCGAGGTGCGCTATGCCCCCGAACTCTTCGTCGAACGCGGGCTGTCACTCGATGCGGTGGTCGAGGCTATTCAGGCCGGGTTCGCGGAAGGTGAACGGAGAGTGGCGGCCGCGGGCGGCCGGATCCGGGTCGGGACGTTGCTCTGCGCGATGCGCCAGCACGCCCGTGCGCTCGAGATCGCCGGTCTCGCCGTCCGCTACCGCGACGCCGGCGTCGTCGGGTTCGACATCGCCGGACCGGAAGACGGATTTCCGCCTACCAGAAATCTCGACGCATTCGAGTTTTTGCGGACGAATAATGCGCATTTCACCATTCATGCCGGGGAGGCGTTCGGGCTCGCGTCCATTTGGGAGGCGATTCAGCATTGCGGCGCGGAGCGGCTCGGCCACGGTGTGCGCATCGTCGACGACATCAAGACCGACAGTGACGGCACGGTCCATTTGGGACGGTTGGCCGCCTACGTCCGCGACCGCCGGATCCCGCTGGAGATCTGCCCCACGTCCAATGTCCAGACGGGAGCGGCGCGCTCGCTCGGCGAGCATCCCATCGGCCTGCTCGCCCGGCTGCGCTTCCGGGTCACCGTCAACACCGACAACCGGCTGATGAGCGGCTGCTCGATGACCAGCGAATTCGCCGCGCTGGCCGAGGCCTTCGGCTTCGGGCTGGCCGATCTCGAGTGGTTCACCATCAATGCGATGAAATCCGCGTTCCTCGATTTCGACCAGCGGCTCGACATCATCAACACGGTCATCAAGCCCGGGTACGCCGCGCTGCGCTGA
- a CDS encoding MFS transporter: MAQVVDVGIGGKRRWLILALGLAAQTASCSFLYGIPFLVPSMQRAEGLSLAEAGTVVAAPSLGLLFTLILWGAAADRYGERLVMALGLGVSGLLLVYAAVGDHSLGILFGVFLLAGASTASVNAASGRAVLGWFGPAERGFAMGIRQMAQPLGVGVAAFGLPPLADRWGFQVSLMLPALAAIVVALLVAWLLVDPPRPETGAGTGEKPPSPYRKPALWRVHGASALLVVPQFTVSAFTPVYLVTMHHWTAASAGWFVGAVQILGALGRLVSGRWSDRVGSRLRPMRQLAIASAAVMLLVALGDATGPWLVLLALVLAAVITVSDNGLGFTASAEMAGLAWAGRAMGAQNTGQNIAAALTPPMLGLVIGDSRYALAFCVAAVFPVLAIALVPVKDEKSPSGRT, encoded by the coding sequence ATGGCGCAGGTCGTGGACGTGGGGATCGGCGGAAAACGACGCTGGCTCATCCTCGCGCTCGGCCTCGCCGCGCAGACCGCGAGCTGTTCGTTCCTCTACGGGATCCCGTTCCTGGTGCCGTCCATGCAGCGTGCGGAGGGTCTCAGCCTCGCCGAAGCGGGAACGGTGGTCGCGGCGCCGAGTCTTGGCCTGTTGTTCACCTTGATCCTGTGGGGTGCGGCCGCGGACCGTTACGGAGAGCGTTTGGTAATGGCGCTCGGACTGGGCGTCTCGGGGTTACTCCTCGTGTACGCGGCCGTCGGTGACCACTCGCTCGGGATCCTCTTTGGAGTGTTCCTGCTCGCCGGTGCGAGCACCGCGTCAGTGAACGCCGCGAGCGGCCGGGCCGTCCTCGGCTGGTTCGGCCCGGCCGAACGGGGCTTCGCGATGGGCATCCGCCAGATGGCCCAGCCGCTCGGGGTGGGCGTCGCCGCGTTCGGCCTCCCGCCGCTCGCGGATCGCTGGGGTTTCCAGGTCTCGCTCATGCTGCCCGCGCTGGCCGCGATCGTCGTCGCGCTGCTCGTCGCCTGGCTGCTGGTCGACCCGCCGCGTCCGGAGACCGGAGCGGGCACGGGGGAGAAGCCGCCGTCGCCGTACCGGAAGCCGGCGTTGTGGCGGGTCCACGGCGCGAGCGCGTTGCTCGTCGTCCCGCAGTTCACCGTCTCCGCGTTCACGCCGGTGTACCTGGTGACCATGCATCACTGGACGGCCGCGTCGGCGGGCTGGTTCGTCGGGGCCGTGCAGATCCTCGGCGCGCTGGGCAGGCTCGTTTCGGGCCGCTGGTCCGACCGCGTCGGCAGCCGGTTGCGGCCGATGCGGCAACTCGCGATCGCGAGCGCCGCGGTGATGCTGTTGGTCGCGCTCGGGGACGCGACGGGCCCGTGGCTGGTGCTGCTCGCGCTCGTCCTGGCCGCGGTGATCACCGTGTCCGACAACGGACTCGGCTTCACCGCGTCGGCGGAGATGGCCGGGCTCGCGTGGGCGGGCCGGGCGATGGGCGCGCAGAACACCGGCCAGAACATCGCCGCCGCCCTGACCCCGCCGATGCTGGGCCTCGTGATCGGCGACTCGCGTTACGCCCTGGCCTTCTGCGTGGCCGCGGTCTTTCCCGTCCTGGCCATCGCGCTGGTGCCCGTCAAAGACGAAAAGAGCCCCTCAGGACGAACCTGA
- a CDS encoding primosomal protein: protein MAQDIIPIELGLPQGDVVTLWAPRWREDGEEWEAFLGDEEDLYAFPDAAHLAAFVRTSEQHDLLDHPAWEVVPALNVPELIPDDDHTYDLVGVPELVAEKPDQWTLGELAEIIGIVRSLADVCELEDVHEVLDAHESFSLLDQGTLPFSGRDGERLWADLSQAVSEKWDIVLDAIDGLVTAPDVDEKLLEQTAEELATFLAESAEAEAAAADDEDLEDVDADDDEEDDEPVGFWGEVGIDPIKIITSGAEYYTLRCYLDDKPIFLGSEGEIDVFSSEKALIRAIADGKELADNDLAQVSTWDEVTTKATAGELEIEVDTENTYVLTGIADDIAEGPESIDPTQLELAVELITDAAEWAEDDSVETALAANESLGWLVSFVLRPDPTRLEPSAPFDAEQSEWRKLVETFENRLTVV from the coding sequence ATGGCACAGGACATCATCCCGATCGAACTCGGCCTGCCACAGGGTGACGTCGTCACTCTCTGGGCGCCGCGCTGGCGGGAAGACGGCGAGGAGTGGGAAGCCTTCCTCGGCGACGAGGAAGACCTGTACGCCTTCCCCGACGCCGCGCATCTCGCCGCGTTCGTGCGGACTTCGGAGCAGCACGACCTGCTCGACCACCCCGCGTGGGAGGTCGTACCGGCGCTGAACGTCCCCGAGCTGATCCCGGACGACGACCACACCTACGACCTGGTGGGTGTCCCCGAGCTCGTCGCCGAGAAGCCGGACCAGTGGACGCTGGGCGAGCTGGCCGAGATCATCGGCATCGTGCGTTCGCTCGCGGACGTGTGCGAGCTCGAAGACGTCCACGAGGTCCTGGACGCGCACGAGAGCTTCTCGCTGCTGGATCAGGGCACGCTGCCCTTCTCCGGCCGCGACGGCGAGCGCCTCTGGGCCGACCTCTCGCAGGCCGTCTCCGAGAAGTGGGACATCGTGCTCGACGCGATCGACGGTCTCGTGACCGCGCCCGACGTCGACGAGAAGCTGCTGGAGCAGACGGCGGAGGAGCTCGCGACCTTCCTCGCGGAGTCCGCCGAAGCCGAGGCCGCCGCCGCTGACGACGAGGACCTCGAAGACGTCGACGCGGACGATGACGAGGAAGACGACGAGCCCGTCGGCTTCTGGGGCGAGGTCGGCATCGACCCGATCAAGATCATCACCTCCGGCGCCGAGTACTACACCCTGCGCTGCTATCTCGACGACAAGCCGATCTTCCTCGGCAGTGAAGGCGAGATCGACGTCTTCTCCTCCGAGAAGGCCCTGATCCGCGCGATCGCGGACGGCAAGGAGCTGGCGGACAACGATCTCGCCCAAGTGTCCACTTGGGACGAGGTGACCACGAAGGCCACCGCGGGCGAGCTCGAGATCGAGGTCGACACCGAGAACACCTACGTGCTGACCGGGATCGCCGACGACATCGCCGAAGGCCCCGAATCGATCGACCCGACCCAGCTGGAGCTGGCCGTCGAGCTGATCACCGACGCCGCCGAGTGGGCCGAGGACGACAGCGTCGAAACCGCGCTGGCCGCCAACGAAAGCCTCGGCTGGCTGGTGTCGTTCGTGCTGCGGCCGGACCCCACTCGCCTCGAGCCGAGTGCCCCGTTCGACGCCGAGCAGTCCGAGTGGCGCAAGCTCGTCGAGACCTTCGAGAACCGCCTCACGGTCGTCTGA